In Herbaspirillum sp. WKF16, one genomic interval encodes:
- the rpmB gene encoding 50S ribosomal protein L28: MARVCQVTGKGPMVGNNVSHANNKTKRRFLPNLQNRRIFVESENRWVSLRLSNAGLRVIDKIGIDAVLADLRARGEKV, from the coding sequence ATGGCACGTGTCTGCCAAGTCACCGGGAAGGGGCCGATGGTCGGCAACAACGTTTCCCATGCAAACAACAAGACCAAGCGTCGCTTCCTGCCCAACCTGCAGAACCGCCGCATTTTCGTCGAGTCCGAGAACCGCTGGGTTTCGCTGCGTTTGTCCAACGCCGGCCTGCGTGTGATCGACAAGATCGGCATCGATGCCGTTCTGGCCGATCTGCGTGCTCGTGGCGAAAAAGTCTAA
- the radC gene encoding RadC family protein, giving the protein MAITDWPEDQRPRERLIRQGAAALSDAELLAVFLRVGVTGKSAVDLAREMLQRFGSLDALFGASLQAFSSINGLGPAKYAQLQAVLELARRALGEVLEDGCLLNSTQAVAQYLKLLFKSKAHECFVVLFLDVRNHLVGTEELFRGTLTQANVYPREVVKAALARNAAAVILAHNHPSGDPQPSAADLALTAALKQALGLVDVRVLDHFVVAGTRTHSFAEHGQM; this is encoded by the coding sequence ATGGCAATCACTGATTGGCCGGAAGACCAGCGCCCGCGCGAGCGGCTCATCCGCCAGGGTGCGGCGGCGCTGTCGGACGCCGAGTTGCTGGCGGTGTTCCTGCGCGTGGGCGTGACCGGCAAAAGCGCGGTCGACCTGGCGCGCGAGATGCTGCAGCGCTTCGGCTCGCTGGATGCGCTGTTCGGCGCGAGCCTGCAAGCCTTCTCGTCGATCAACGGCCTCGGCCCGGCCAAGTATGCGCAGCTGCAAGCCGTGCTGGAACTCGCCCGGCGTGCCCTGGGCGAGGTGCTGGAGGATGGCTGCCTGCTCAACTCCACCCAGGCGGTGGCGCAATACCTGAAGCTGCTCTTCAAGAGCAAGGCGCATGAATGTTTCGTGGTGCTGTTCCTGGATGTGCGCAACCACCTGGTCGGAACGGAGGAGCTGTTTCGCGGCACGCTCACCCAGGCCAACGTCTATCCGCGGGAAGTAGTGAAGGCGGCGCTGGCGCGCAATGCGGCCGCCGTGATCCTGGCGCACAACCATCCGTCCGGCGATCCCCAGCCCAGCGCGGCCGACCTGGCGCTGACGGCGGCGCTGAAGCAGGCGCTGGGGCTGGTCGATGTGAGGGTGCTGGACCATTTCGTGGTCGCCGGAACGCGTACGCACTCCTTCGCGGAGCATGGCCAGATGTGA
- a CDS encoding FKBP-type peptidyl-prolyl cis-trans isomerase, with amino-acid sequence MSSPSVPVVTDNAYLTLHYRLASQEGEDIVSTFNENPATLQFGQGQLAPFLEACLLGLPEGTHQTFELAPEKAFGERSDELIQRISRATLEENSSMDEDYRVGDLVDFAAPGGGRFAGILRAIDDEGAIFDFNHPLAGQTLKFEVKIIGIL; translated from the coding sequence ATGTCCAGCCCATCCGTCCCGGTCGTCACCGACAACGCCTACCTCACCCTGCATTACCGCCTGGCCTCGCAGGAGGGTGAAGACATCGTCAGCACCTTCAACGAGAATCCGGCGACGCTGCAGTTCGGCCAGGGGCAGCTGGCACCGTTCCTGGAAGCTTGCCTGCTGGGCTTGCCGGAAGGCACGCACCAGACCTTCGAGCTGGCGCCGGAAAAGGCCTTCGGCGAACGCAGCGACGAGCTGATCCAGCGCATCTCGCGCGCCACGCTGGAAGAGAATTCCTCGATGGACGAGGATTACCGCGTGGGCGACCTGGTCGATTTCGCGGCTCCCGGCGGCGGCCGTTTCGCCGGCATCCTGCGCGCCATCGACGATGAAGGAGCGATCTTCGATTTCAATCATCCTTTGGCGGGCCAAACGCTGAAATTTGAAGTGAAAATCATTGGAATTCTGTAA
- the ispH gene encoding 4-hydroxy-3-methylbut-2-enyl diphosphate reductase: protein MDKAESEILLAQPRGFCAGVDRAIEIVERALQQFGAPIYVRHEIVHNAYVVSDLRAKGAVFIEELADVPAGNTVIFSAHGVSKAIQAEAAERGLTVFDATCPLVTKVHMEVAKMRREGREIIMIGHAGHPEVEGTMGQTEAGMHLVETVEDVHSLQVADPELLAYVSQTTLSVDDTAEIIAALRARFPAISEPKKGDICYATTNRQEAVKFMAPQVDVVIVVGSPNSSNSNRLRELAEKKGVPAFMVDNAALIQPEWVAGKPRVGVTAGASAPEVLVQAVIDRLKEIGSRSVRVLDGIEEHVTFPLPKGLGARAAAESA, encoded by the coding sequence ATGGATAAAGCGGAATCTGAAATCCTGCTCGCCCAGCCACGCGGCTTTTGCGCCGGCGTCGACCGCGCCATCGAAATCGTCGAGCGCGCGCTGCAGCAGTTCGGCGCGCCCATCTACGTGCGTCATGAGATCGTGCATAACGCCTACGTGGTCAGCGACCTGCGCGCCAAGGGCGCGGTGTTCATCGAGGAACTGGCCGACGTCCCGGCCGGCAATACCGTGATCTTCTCCGCCCACGGCGTCTCCAAGGCGATCCAGGCCGAAGCCGCCGAGCGCGGCCTGACGGTGTTCGACGCCACCTGCCCGCTGGTCACCAAGGTCCACATGGAAGTGGCCAAGATGCGGCGCGAAGGCCGCGAGATCATCATGATCGGCCACGCCGGCCACCCGGAGGTGGAAGGCACCATGGGCCAGACCGAAGCGGGCATGCACCTGGTGGAAACGGTAGAAGACGTGCACAGCCTGCAGGTGGCCGACCCCGAGCTGCTGGCCTACGTCTCTCAGACCACGCTGTCGGTGGACGACACCGCCGAGATCATCGCCGCCCTGCGCGCGCGTTTCCCGGCAATCTCCGAACCCAAGAAGGGCGACATTTGCTACGCCACCACCAACCGCCAGGAGGCCGTGAAGTTCATGGCGCCGCAGGTGGACGTGGTGATCGTGGTCGGCAGCCCCAACAGCTCCAACTCCAACCGCCTGCGCGAGCTGGCCGAGAAGAAGGGCGTGCCCGCCTTCATGGTTGACAACGCCGCGCTGATCCAGCCCGAATGGGTGGCCGGCAAGCCGCGCGTGGGCGTCACCGCCGGCGCTTCCGCGCCCGAGGTGCTGGTGCAGGCGGTGATCGACCGCCTCAAGGAAATCGGCTCGCGCAGCGTGCGCGTGCTCGACGGCATCGAGGAACACGTCACCTTCCCGCTGCCCAAGGGCCTGGGCGCGCGCGCTGCGGCTGAAAGCGCCTGA
- a CDS encoding branched-chain amino acid ABC transporter permease gives MDIFIQQIINGLVLGSMYALIALGYTMVYGVLNLINFAHGDILMVGAMVGLSLLKLVQNVAPQLPGIVQLIIAIVGAIPVCIVVSLVIERVAYRPLRNAPRLAPLITAIGVSILLQTIAMMIWGRSPLPFPQVMPSDPVHIAGALISPTQIMLLALAVLAMVGLVLVVEKTKMGRAMRATAENPRIAGLMGVDSNKVIVVTFAIGAGLAAIAGVMWAANYSTAQFAMGFVPGLKAFSAAVLGGIGNIYGAMLGGILLGLIESLGAGYIGDLTGDFLGSNYQDIFAFIVLIIVLTLRPSGIMGERVADRA, from the coding sequence ATGGACATTTTCATCCAGCAGATCATCAACGGCCTGGTGCTGGGCAGCATGTACGCGCTGATCGCATTGGGTTACACGATGGTGTACGGCGTGCTGAACCTGATCAACTTTGCGCACGGGGACATCCTGATGGTGGGGGCGATGGTGGGCCTCTCGCTGCTCAAGCTGGTGCAGAACGTGGCGCCGCAGTTGCCGGGGATCGTGCAATTGATCATCGCCATCGTGGGCGCCATTCCGGTGTGCATCGTGGTCAGCCTGGTCATCGAGCGGGTGGCGTATCGTCCGCTGCGCAACGCGCCGCGGCTGGCGCCCTTGATCACGGCCATCGGCGTGTCGATCCTGTTGCAGACCATCGCCATGATGATCTGGGGCCGCAGCCCCTTGCCGTTCCCGCAGGTGATGCCGTCGGATCCGGTGCATATCGCCGGGGCGCTGATTTCGCCCACGCAGATCATGCTGCTGGCGCTGGCGGTGCTGGCCATGGTGGGGTTGGTGCTGGTGGTGGAGAAGACCAAGATGGGGCGCGCCATGCGGGCCACGGCGGAGAACCCGCGCATTGCGGGCTTGATGGGGGTGGATTCGAACAAGGTGATCGTGGTGACGTTCGCCATCGGCGCGGGCCTGGCGGCCATTGCCGGGGTGATGTGGGCGGCCAACTACTCGACGGCGCAGTTCGCCATGGGCTTCGTGCCGGGCTTGAAGGCGTTCTCGGCGGCGGTGCTGGGCGGCATCGGCAACATCTACGGCGCCATGCTGGGCGGCATCTTGCTGGGGCTGATCGAGAGCCTGGGCGCGGGTTACATCGGCGACCTGACGGGCGACTTCCTGGGCAGCAACTACCAGGACATCTTCGCCTTCATCGTGCTGATCATCGTGCTCACGCTGCGTCCGTCCGGCATCATGGGTGAGCGAGTCGCAGACCGCGCCTGA
- a CDS encoding ABC transporter permease subunit codes for MALLSFDMKRNPAQARTSLLVLLALMIVFPFIAQQFGNSWVRIMDIALLYIMLALGLNVVVGFAGLLDLGYIAFYAIGAYTAGLLASPQFAAVIESFVNTYPAVGNFLVWVCGPEIVQNGIHLSLWLIVPVSGLFAALFGALLGAPTLKLRGDYLAIVTLGFGEIIRIFMNNLNAPVNITNGPQGINLIDPIRVFGVSLAGEPGSGSMVKIFGMSTPSVNAYYFLFLLLCIGVIFFSVRLQDSRLGRAWVAIREDEIAAKAMGINTRNVKLLAFAMGASFGGVSGAMFGAFQGFVSPESFSLTESIAVLAMVVLGGIGHIPGVVLGGVILAALPEVLRHVVEPLQMAIFGKVWIDAEVLRQLLYGLAMVVIMLTRPAGLWPSPRHEDRPEADHASVGSTGEVKA; via the coding sequence ATGGCTCTCCTATCCTTCGACATGAAACGCAACCCGGCGCAAGCCAGGACCAGCCTGCTGGTGCTGCTGGCGCTGATGATCGTGTTCCCCTTCATCGCGCAGCAGTTCGGCAACTCCTGGGTGCGCATCATGGACATCGCCCTGCTGTACATCATGCTGGCGCTGGGCCTGAACGTGGTGGTGGGCTTTGCCGGCCTGCTGGACCTGGGCTACATCGCCTTCTACGCCATCGGCGCGTACACGGCGGGCCTGCTGGCCTCGCCGCAGTTTGCGGCGGTGATCGAATCCTTCGTCAACACCTACCCGGCGGTGGGCAACTTCCTGGTGTGGGTGTGCGGGCCGGAGATCGTGCAGAACGGCATCCACCTGTCGCTGTGGCTGATCGTGCCGGTGTCGGGCCTGTTCGCGGCGCTGTTCGGGGCGTTGCTGGGCGCGCCGACCCTGAAGCTGCGCGGCGACTACCTGGCCATCGTGACGCTGGGCTTCGGCGAGATCATCCGCATCTTCATGAACAACCTGAACGCGCCGGTGAACATCACCAACGGCCCGCAGGGGATCAACCTGATCGACCCGATCCGGGTGTTCGGGGTGTCGCTGGCCGGCGAGCCGGGTTCGGGCTCGATGGTCAAGATCTTCGGCATGAGCACGCCCTCGGTGAACGCCTACTACTTCCTGTTCCTGCTGTTGTGCATCGGCGTGATCTTCTTCTCGGTGCGGCTGCAGGACTCGCGCCTGGGCCGCGCCTGGGTGGCGATCCGCGAGGATGAGATCGCCGCCAAGGCGATGGGCATCAACACCCGCAACGTCAAGCTGCTGGCGTTCGCCATGGGCGCGTCCTTCGGCGGCGTCTCGGGCGCCATGTTCGGCGCCTTCCAGGGCTTCGTGTCGCCGGAATCGTTCTCGCTGACCGAGTCCATCGCGGTGCTGGCCATGGTGGTGCTGGGCGGCATCGGCCACATCCCCGGCGTGGTGCTGGGCGGGGTGATCCTGGCGGCGCTGCCGGAAGTGCTGCGCCACGTGGTGGAGCCGCTGCAGATGGCCATCTTCGGCAAGGTCTGGATCGACGCCGAAGTGCTGCGCCAGCTGCTCTACGGCCTGGCCATGGTGGTGATCATGCTGACGCGCCCGGCAGGCCTGTGGCCCTCGCCGCGGCATGAAGACCGTCCGGAAGCGGATCACGCGTCGGTGGGCAGCACCGGCGAAGTCAAGGCATAA
- a CDS encoding ABC transporter ATP-binding protein produces MTQTLLKIRDVSKRFGGLQALNGVGITIERGQIYGLIGPNGAGKTTFFNVITGLYQPDTGSFELDGKPYSPSAPHEVAKAGIARTFQNIRLFGEMTVLENVMVGCHVRTKQNVFGAVFRHKAAREEEAAIRAKSQQLLDFVGIGQFAKRTARHLSYGDQRRLEIARALATDPQLLALDEPAAGMNATEKLGLRELLVKIQAEGKTILLIEHDVKLMMGLCNRITVLDYGKPIAEGVPADVQKNPAVIEAYLGAGH; encoded by the coding sequence ATGACACAGACACTGCTCAAGATCCGCGACGTGAGCAAGCGCTTCGGCGGCCTGCAGGCCTTGAACGGCGTGGGCATCACGATCGAACGCGGCCAGATCTACGGCCTGATCGGCCCCAACGGCGCCGGCAAGACCACCTTCTTCAACGTCATCACCGGGCTGTACCAGCCCGACACCGGCAGCTTCGAGCTGGACGGCAAGCCGTATAGCCCGAGCGCGCCGCACGAAGTGGCCAAGGCCGGCATTGCGCGCACCTTCCAGAACATCCGCCTGTTCGGCGAGATGACGGTGCTGGAGAACGTGATGGTGGGCTGCCACGTGCGCACCAAACAGAACGTCTTCGGGGCGGTGTTCCGCCACAAGGCGGCGCGCGAAGAGGAAGCGGCGATCCGCGCCAAGTCGCAGCAGCTGCTGGACTTCGTGGGCATCGGCCAGTTCGCCAAGCGCACCGCGCGCCACCTGTCGTACGGCGACCAGCGGCGCCTGGAGATCGCCCGGGCGCTGGCGACCGACCCGCAACTGCTGGCGCTGGACGAACCGGCGGCGGGCATGAACGCCACCGAGAAGCTGGGCCTGCGCGAGCTGCTGGTGAAGATCCAGGCCGAAGGCAAGACGATCCTATTGATCGAACACGATGTGAAACTGATGATGGGCCTGTGCAACCGCATCACGGTGCTGGACTACGGCAAGCCGATTGCCGAGGGCGTGCCGGCGGATGTGCAGAAGAACCCGGCCGTGATCGAGGCCTACCTGGGCGCCGGCCATTGA
- a CDS encoding ABC transporter ATP-binding protein has translation MTNILKVENLSVAYGGIQAVKGISLEVNEGELVTLIGANGAGKTTTLKAITGTLPSSKVDGHIEYLGQGLKGKKSFELVKDKLAMVPEGRGVFTRMSIQENLLMGAYTSDDKGQIQADIDKWFEVFPRLKERAAQMAGTLSGGEQQMLAMARALMSHPTLLLLDEPSMGLSPIMVEKIFEVIRNVSAQGITILLVEQNAKLALEAAHRGYVMESGLITMNGEARQMLDDPRVKAAYLGEG, from the coding sequence ATGACGAATATTCTTAAAGTTGAAAACCTGTCGGTGGCCTACGGCGGCATCCAGGCCGTGAAGGGCATCAGCCTGGAAGTGAACGAAGGCGAACTGGTGACGCTGATCGGCGCCAACGGCGCGGGCAAGACCACGACCCTCAAAGCCATCACCGGCACGCTGCCCAGCAGCAAGGTGGACGGCCATATCGAATACCTGGGGCAGGGCCTGAAGGGCAAGAAGTCCTTCGAGCTGGTCAAGGACAAGCTGGCGATGGTGCCGGAAGGTCGCGGGGTCTTCACGCGCATGAGCATCCAGGAAAACCTGTTGATGGGCGCCTACACCAGCGATGACAAGGGGCAAATACAAGCCGACATCGACAAGTGGTTCGAGGTTTTCCCGCGCTTGAAGGAACGCGCGGCGCAGATGGCGGGCACCCTGTCGGGCGGGGAGCAGCAGATGCTGGCCATGGCGCGCGCGCTGATGAGCCATCCGACGCTGCTGCTGCTGGACGAACCGTCGATGGGCCTGTCGCCGATCATGGTGGAGAAGATCTTCGAGGTGATCCGCAATGTGTCGGCGCAGGGGATCACGATCCTCCTGGTGGAGCAGAACGCCAAGCTGGCGCTGGAGGCGGCGCACCGGGGCTATGTGATGGAGTCGGGGCTGATCACCATGAACGGCGAGGCCAGGCAGATGCTGGATGATCCGCGGGTGAAGGCGGCTTATCTCGGGGAAGGTTGA
- a CDS encoding NADPH-dependent FMN reductase, translated as MSQTDVKILGISGSLRAKSYNTAALRALQELLPPGVSLAEADISDLPLYNDDLREQGWPAPVERLRKQIAEADAIIFSTPEYNYSVPGVLKNAIDWASRPPSPPFAAKPAAIMGASPGAIGTARAQYHLRQIGVFLDLQFINKPEVMIGNCAERFDANGKLTHEPTREFLKTMVTALADRVRYLRDRK; from the coding sequence ATGAGCCAGACCGACGTCAAGATCCTCGGCATTTCCGGCAGCCTGCGCGCCAAGTCTTATAACACCGCCGCCCTGCGGGCCTTGCAGGAGCTGTTGCCGCCGGGAGTCTCGCTGGCCGAGGCCGATATTTCCGACTTGCCGCTGTACAACGACGACCTGCGCGAACAAGGCTGGCCGGCGCCGGTGGAGCGCCTGCGCAAGCAGATCGCCGAGGCCGACGCCATCATCTTTTCCACGCCCGAGTACAACTATTCGGTGCCGGGTGTGTTGAAGAACGCCATCGACTGGGCTTCCCGCCCGCCGTCGCCGCCGTTCGCGGCCAAACCTGCCGCCATCATGGGCGCCAGCCCGGGCGCCATCGGCACCGCGCGCGCCCAGTATCACCTGCGCCAGATCGGCGTGTTCCTCGACTTGCAGTTCATCAACAAGCCGGAAGTGATGATCGGCAACTGCGCCGAGCGCTTCGACGCCAACGGCAAGCTCACGCATGAGCCCACCCGCGAATTCCTGAAGACCATGGTGACGGCGCTGGCGGATCGCGTGCGCTACCTGCGCGACCGCAAGTAG
- a CDS encoding PA2169 family four-helix-bundle protein has translation MTNDHLISTLNDLIQISKDGEKGFRTCAEDAEERYANYKEMFSARAVECAQTVLDLQDLVHRLGGEPANHSTFGGTLHRQWIHLKSAITGRDDEAILNECERGEDAAVHAYRKALSQDLPNDVRLIVERQYQGVLANHDKVRGLCNQVRARKAA, from the coding sequence ATGACCAACGACCATCTGATTTCCACGCTCAACGACCTGATCCAGATTTCCAAGGACGGCGAGAAGGGCTTCCGCACCTGCGCGGAAGATGCCGAAGAGCGTTACGCCAACTACAAGGAAATGTTCTCGGCGCGCGCCGTCGAATGCGCGCAGACCGTGCTGGACCTGCAGGACCTGGTGCATCGCCTGGGCGGGGAGCCGGCCAACCACAGCACCTTCGGCGGCACCCTGCATCGCCAGTGGATCCACCTCAAGTCCGCCATCACGGGACGCGACGACGAAGCGATCCTCAACGAATGCGAGCGCGGCGAGGATGCCGCGGTGCATGCCTATCGCAAGGCCCTGAGCCAGGACCTGCCCAATGACGTGCGCCTGATCGTCGAGCGCCAGTACCAGGGTGTGCTGGCCAACCACGACAAGGTGCGCGGCCTGTGCAACCAGGTGCGGGCGCGCAAGGCCGCCTGA
- a CDS encoding CsbD family protein, translating into MNKKTITGQFHYALGKVQEQFATMTGDTQLQHAALKRQTDGRIMHAVGQAQDLIKRSLRHRASM; encoded by the coding sequence ATGAACAAGAAGACGATCACCGGCCAGTTCCACTATGCCCTGGGCAAGGTCCAGGAGCAGTTCGCCACGATGACCGGCGACACCCAGCTGCAGCATGCGGCGCTCAAGCGCCAGACCGATGGCCGGATCATGCATGCGGTGGGCCAGGCGCAAGACCTGATCAAGCGGTCGCTGCGTCATCGCGCGTCGATGTAA
- a CDS encoding DUF883 family protein: MQANNFKTVRNDVQALLQQAQDLFAEAAAATGKKADDLRAKGQEVLDQALNTAQDAQSAVLQTGREIAASTDDYVQSNPWRAIAISTGIGLLVGLAVGRCADRY; this comes from the coding sequence ATGCAAGCTAACAATTTCAAGACGGTTCGCAACGACGTGCAGGCTCTGCTGCAGCAGGCGCAGGATCTCTTCGCCGAGGCGGCCGCTGCGACCGGCAAAAAGGCCGACGACCTGCGCGCCAAGGGACAGGAAGTGCTGGACCAGGCCCTCAACACCGCCCAGGACGCGCAGTCCGCAGTGCTGCAGACCGGCCGCGAGATCGCCGCCAGCACCGACGACTATGTGCAGTCGAACCCATGGCGCGCAATCGCGATTTCCACCGGTATCGGCCTGCTGGTCGGCTTGGCGGTGGGACGTTGCGCCGACCGCTACTGA
- a CDS encoding ferritin-like domain-containing protein, protein MIMTKNPPQADVKQKQPFHLDKEAIRAAAKKVDNGAVTEGYRGNRQEVIAMLNDALATELLCVMRYKRHYYTAKGLENEPIKAEFLQHAQEEQSHADKIAERIVQLNGEPDFNPSTLSQRSHAQYDESSDIKDMIRSNLIEERVAIEAYRQMIERIGDDDPTTRHMLVQIMAQEEEHADDMTDLLGL, encoded by the coding sequence ATGATCATGACCAAGAATCCCCCCCAGGCTGATGTCAAGCAGAAGCAGCCGTTTCATCTCGACAAGGAAGCAATCCGCGCCGCGGCCAAGAAGGTCGACAACGGCGCGGTGACCGAAGGCTATCGCGGTAACCGCCAGGAAGTGATCGCGATGCTCAACGATGCCCTGGCCACCGAGCTGCTGTGCGTGATGCGCTACAAGCGCCACTACTACACCGCCAAGGGCCTGGAGAACGAGCCGATCAAGGCGGAATTCCTGCAGCACGCGCAGGAGGAGCAAAGCCACGCGGACAAGATCGCCGAGCGCATCGTGCAGCTCAATGGCGAGCCGGATTTCAATCCCAGCACCTTGAGCCAGCGCAGCCACGCCCAATACGACGAATCGAGCGACATCAAGGACATGATCCGCTCCAACCTGATCGAAGAGCGGGTGGCGATCGAAGCCTACCGCCAGATGATCGAGCGCATCGGCGACGACGACCCGACCACCAGGCACATGCTGGTGCAGATCATGGCGCAGGAAGAAGAGCACGCCGACGACATGACTGACTTGCTGGGCCTGTAG
- a CDS encoding CsbD family protein yields MNWDIVEGNWKQFKGKAKEQWGKLTDDDLDVIAGKRDQLAGRIQEAYGVNKDEAEKQIRDFEKRNEDWRH; encoded by the coding sequence ATGAATTGGGACATCGTTGAAGGCAACTGGAAACAGTTCAAGGGCAAGGCCAAGGAGCAGTGGGGCAAATTGACCGACGACGACCTCGACGTCATCGCCGGCAAGCGCGACCAGCTGGCCGGTCGCATCCAGGAAGCCTATGGCGTGAACAAGGACGAAGCTGAAAAGCAGATCCGCGATTTCGAGAAGCGCAACGAGGACTGGCGCCACTGA
- a CDS encoding cell envelope biogenesis protein TolA — protein sequence MKKIIATLIFGAAAVGMHGASFAADANGAQYKADKAKAEEDYKVAKKKCGPLKGNDKDVCQKEAKAAHESAVADAKAKQKGADATKDARKDKNDANYDVAKEKCDALSGDAKDKCVADAKSKYGK from the coding sequence ATGAAAAAAATCATCGCAACCCTGATCTTCGGCGCCGCCGCCGTGGGCATGCACGGCGCCAGCTTCGCGGCTGACGCCAACGGCGCCCAGTACAAGGCCGACAAGGCCAAGGCCGAGGAAGACTACAAGGTCGCCAAGAAGAAATGCGGCCCGCTCAAGGGCAACGACAAGGACGTCTGCCAGAAGGAAGCCAAGGCCGCGCATGAGTCTGCGGTGGCCGACGCCAAGGCCAAGCAAAAGGGCGCCGACGCCACCAAGGATGCACGCAAGGACAAGAATGACGCCAACTACGATGTCGCCAAGGAAAAGTGCGACGCGCTGAGCGGTGACGCCAAGGACAAGTGCGTCGCGGATGCGAAGTCCAAGTACGGCAAGTAA
- a CDS encoding BON domain-containing protein, which translates to MTLSKMSLTKRFLGFFLALFMVSLVGCASSPGKEGTGEYVDDAVITTKVKAAIFNEKDLKSSEINVETYKGVVQLSGFVSSATSAARATELARGVKGVASVRNDLRLKQ; encoded by the coding sequence ATGACTTTGAGCAAAATGTCGCTGACAAAACGTTTCCTCGGTTTCTTCCTGGCCCTCTTCATGGTGTCGCTGGTGGGCTGCGCATCCAGCCCGGGCAAGGAAGGCACCGGCGAGTATGTGGATGACGCCGTCATCACCACCAAGGTGAAGGCCGCCATCTTCAACGAAAAGGACCTGAAGTCTTCCGAGATCAATGTCGAAACCTACAAGGGCGTGGTCCAGCTCTCCGGTTTCGTCTCCAGCGCCACCTCGGCGGCGCGCGCTACCGAACTGGCCCGCGGCGTGAAGGGTGTGGCCTCGGTGCGTAACGACCTGCGGCTCAAGCAGTAA
- a CDS encoding response regulator produces MTKILVVDDHAVVRAGVHHFISEIPSMEIGGEASTAEEAIRLVRTQDWDIVLLDIAMPDKSGVEVLKQIKREKPDLPVLMLSMHPESRYAVQVLRSGASGYVQKEALATELVNAINTILRGHKYISYGVAELLTSEPVDSEKPLHETLSQREYEIFYKLGQGQGVTQIADELCLSVKTVSTYRSRVLQKMSMTNNADIIYYAIKNNLID; encoded by the coding sequence ATGACAAAAATACTTGTAGTCGATGACCATGCGGTCGTGCGGGCAGGCGTGCACCACTTCATTTCAGAAATCCCGTCGATGGAAATCGGCGGCGAAGCAAGCACCGCCGAAGAGGCGATCCGCCTGGTGCGGACCCAAGACTGGGACATCGTGCTGCTCGACATCGCCATGCCCGACAAGAGCGGCGTGGAGGTATTGAAGCAGATCAAGCGCGAGAAGCCCGACCTGCCGGTGCTCATGCTGTCGATGCATCCGGAGAGCCGCTATGCGGTGCAGGTGCTGCGCAGCGGCGCCAGCGGTTACGTGCAGAAGGAGGCGCTGGCCACCGAACTGGTGAACGCGATCAACACCATCCTGCGCGGGCACAAGTACATCAGCTACGGCGTGGCCGAGCTGCTGACCAGCGAACCGGTCGACTCGGAAAAGCCGCTGCACGAGACGCTGTCGCAGCGCGAGTACGAGATCTTCTACAAGCTGGGGCAGGGGCAGGGCGTGACGCAGATCGCCGACGAACTGTGCCTGTCGGTGAAGACCGTCAGCACCTATCGCTCGCGCGTGCTGCAGAAGATGAGTATGACCAACAACGCGGACATCATTTATTACGCAATCAAGAACAACCTGATCGACTGA
- a CDS encoding response regulator translates to MDDKLNTWAARESGNAPLRIFLVEDSEDVRELIVESLSEIAGVKLAGYCETEVEALKHLQQHSYDVLILDIQLRQGNGMSLLQSLARSNTRRQSEVKIVFSNHASPTYRRVGQQCGVQHFFDKSSELPLLCDLLEKLARQKMGLAGYIPSSSDPAPAGGA, encoded by the coding sequence ATGGACGACAAACTCAACACATGGGCGGCCCGCGAGAGCGGCAACGCGCCTCTGCGTATCTTCCTGGTGGAAGACTCGGAGGACGTGCGTGAGCTCATCGTGGAGAGCCTGTCGGAGATCGCGGGCGTGAAGCTGGCGGGCTATTGCGAGACCGAGGTCGAGGCGCTGAAGCACCTCCAGCAGCACAGCTACGATGTGCTGATCCTGGACATCCAGCTGAGGCAAGGTAACGGCATGAGTCTGCTGCAGTCGTTGGCGCGCTCCAACACGCGCCGCCAGAGCGAGGTCAAGATCGTGTTCAGCAACCACGCCAGTCCCACTTATCGCCGGGTAGGCCAGCAATGCGGCGTGCAGCACTTCTTCGACAAGTCTTCCGAGCTGCCGCTGCTGTGCGACCTGCTGGAGAAGCTGGCGCGCCAGAAGATGGGCTTGGCGGGCTACATTCCCTCGTCGTCCGATCCGGCGCCGGCCGGTGGAGCCTGA